Proteins from a single region of Corvus hawaiiensis isolate bCorHaw1 chromosome 6, bCorHaw1.pri.cur, whole genome shotgun sequence:
- the LOC125327344 gene encoding uncharacterized protein LOC125327344, translated as MNMGNWFPPCPEGGRRLPVPRRCVFLSPPSRVALGLVRSEKSPWLSQLLPGAPSPGPGPVGKERRWCWAACGYLLWVGGSVWNCKDEFFRPGRVGHRGCLHAAGRPLAQWSNTFLRACCCTQGCCLPCLAQLRAGRLAPGGEMSSPSCSLGSEGEEVESPGCFWEKSSLMWGARLLQVGFVPSFLSLLFASFYLQKALVRQSHLLSPDLCPGSVTSSWLGWKTTHFPSPFSFQQQEKLPVKGRWMGLRSKALAAVRALRGLVLGFPGCPVLPSGALAAPRCQGALRESCSHGDEVCEGGWRAGLGGTWCPGVVVLVLL; from the coding sequence ATGAATATGGGGAACTGGTTCCCGCCCTGTCCAGAAGGAGGAAGGcgtctccctgtccccagacgATGCGTTTTCCTCTCTCCCCCATCTCGTGTGGCGCTGGGGCTGGTCCGTTCTGAGAAGAGCCCCTGGctctctcagctgcttcccggtgctcccagccccggTCCCGGCCCAGTCGGAAAGGAGAGGCggtggtgctgggctgcatGTGGGTATCTGCTGTGGGTGGGAGGGAGTGTGTGGAACTGCAAAGACGAGTTTTTCCGACCTGGAAGGGTGGGTCACCGGGGGTGTTTGCATGCTGCTGGCAGGCCCCTTGCCCAATGGAGTAACACATTCCTGCGAGCGTGTTGCTGCACGCAGGGCTGCTGCTTGCCATGCTTGGCTCAGCTGCGGGCAGGCCGGCTCGCTCCGGGGGGAGAGATGTCGTCCCCCTCCTGCTCGCTGGGGtctgagggggaggaggtggagagCCCAGGGTGTTTCTGGGAGAAATCCTCTCTGATGTGGGGAGCCCGCTTACTCCAGGTTGGCTTTGTGCCatccttcctctcccttcttTTTGCCTCCTTTTACCTCCAGAAGGCACTGGTGCGGCAGAGCCACCTGCTCTCCCCTGATCTCTGCCCAGGGTCTGTCACCAGCAGCTGGCTGGGGTGGAAAACCACTCACTTCCCTTCTCCGTTCTCCTTTCAGCAGCAAGAGAAGCTGCCTGTGAAGGGCAGGTGGATGGGCCTGCGGAGCAAAGCTCTGGCAGCCGTGAGAGCTCTGAGGGGACTCGTGCTTGGCTTCCCAGGGTGCCCTGTCCTGCCTTCAGGAGCCTTGGCAGCCCCACGGTGTCAGGGAGCCCTGAGGGAGTCGTGCAGCCATGGAGATGAGGTGTGTGAGGGAGGCTGGAGAGCTGGCTTAGGGGGCACATGGTGTCCTGGGGTTGTGGTATTGGTGCTGCTGTAG